The Delphinus delphis chromosome 10, mDelDel1.2, whole genome shotgun sequence genome includes a region encoding these proteins:
- the LOC132431738 gene encoding calmodulin-1-like: protein MADQLTEEQMAEFREAFSLFDKDGDGTVTTEELGTVMRSLGQNPTEAELQDMINEVDADGNGTIDFPEFLTIMARKMKDTDSEEEIREAFLAFDKDGNGYISAAELRHVMTNLGEKLTDEEVDEMIREADIDGDGQVNYEEFVQMMTAK, encoded by the coding sequence ATGGCTGACCAGCTGACTGAAGAGCAGATGGCAGAATTCAGAGAAGCTTTTTCACTATTTGACAAGGATGGTGATGGAACTGTAACAACAGAGGAGTTGGGAACTGTAATGAGGTCTCTTGGGCAGAATCCCACAGAAGCAGAGTTACAGGACATGATTAATGAGGTGGATGCTGATGGTAATGGCACAATTGACTTCCCGGAATTTCTGACAATCATGGCAAGAAAGATGAAAGACACAGACAGTGAAGAAGAAATTAGAGAAGCATTCCTTGCGTTTGATAAGGATGGTAATGGCTATATTAGTGCAGCAGAGCTCCGCCATGTGATGACAAACCTTGGAGAGAAGTTAACAGACGAAGAGGTTGATGAAATGATCAGGGAAGCAGATATTGATGGTGATGGTCAAGTAAACTATGAAGAGTTTGTACAAATGATGACAGCAAAGTGA